Proteins encoded by one window of Haliotis asinina isolate JCU_RB_2024 chromosome 6, JCU_Hal_asi_v2, whole genome shotgun sequence:
- the LOC137286828 gene encoding uncharacterized protein, giving the protein MADREAGAVGEGGANGEGGADRERGSDREGGADRDGGAGRDGGAGREGGADRDGERALRWAMEMPLLNLIDDICTTGEEITTSQLDRIQQYLTGEHGCPADELTKFKKPLHFFAFLREKKFISFANLAFLQAVLTRIGRDDLCDMVSQFARKHSDDALYLEYSNIHEGGNARVNLHVRKTLTKRNEVDQIVKSLASCLDIPPESIRVMGAEVTNSYRLTLYIPAKYRDRLADKSKLNHLTEVDIDEVEVDGETIKLTPENRSKETHVI; this is encoded by the exons ATGGCTGATCGAGAAGCTGGGGCTGTTGGAGAAGGTGGAGCTAATGGAGAAGGTGGGGCTGATCGAGAACGGGGGAGTGATCGAGAAGGTGGAGCTGATCGGGACGGTGGGGCTGGTCGAGACGGTGGGGCTGGTCGAGAAGGTGGGGCTGACCGGGACGGTGAAAGAGCGCTGCGATGGGCAATGGAAATGCCTCTGCTGAACCTTATTGATGACATCTGTACAACAGGTGAAGAAATCACCACAAGTCAGCTGGATCGCATACAGCAGTACCTCACTG GGGAACATGGCTGTCCTGCAGATGAACTGACGAAATTCAAGAAGCCATTACATTTCTTCGCATTTCTCCGTGAGAAGAAGTTCATCTCCTTCGCAAACCTGGCCTTTCTTCAAGCTGTCCTCACACGGATTGGAAGAGATGATCTTTGTGATATGGTTTCACAATTTGCTCGGAAACATTCGGACGACGCGCTGTATCTTGAATATTCCAACATTCATGAAG GAGGTAATGCAAGGGTCAATTTACATGTCCGGAAGACTCTGACTAAGAGAAACGAAGTGGATCAGATTGTAAAGAGCTTGGCCAGTTGTCTGGACATTCCCCCCGAATCTATCCGAGTGATGGGTGCCGAAGTCACAAACAGTTACCGCTTGACTCTGTACATCCCCGCCAAGTACAGAGATCGCCTCGCGGACAAAAGCAAGCTCAACCATTTGACGGAGGTCGACATTGACGAGGTGGAAGTGGATGGGGAGACTATCAAGCTTACCCCAGAAAACAGAAGTAAAGAAACACACGTGATTTAG
- the LOC137287335 gene encoding small VCP/p97-interacting protein-like: protein MGMCLPCLGGSVEDYDQPDPETRRQQQAEAAMKRQRDNESRGVKDVEGLKRKQQRREEIEKKAEMQGGGDNAMRWQVG from the exons ATGGGGATGTGTCTACCCTGTCTGGGTGGTTCCGTTGAGGACTACGACCAGCCCGATCCC GAAACTAGACGACAACAGCAAGCTGAGGCAGCGATGAAGCGACAGCGAGACAATGAGTCAAGAGGAGTGAAGGATGTTGAGGGTTTGAAGAGGAAGCAGCAGAGGAGGGAGGAGATCGAGAAGAAGGCGGAGATGCAGGGAGGAGGCGATAATGCAATGAGG TGGCAAGTTGGATGA